The proteins below are encoded in one region of Gallus gallus isolate bGalGal1 chromosome 12, bGalGal1.mat.broiler.GRCg7b, whole genome shotgun sequence:
- the MST1R gene encoding macrophage-stimulating protein receptor isoform X1, giving the protein MGPRCLVCLLLLLAPSLLQAGAWQCRRIPFSSTRNFSVPYTLPSLDAGSPVQNIAVFPDPPTVFVAVRNRILVVDPELRLRSVLVTGPTGSAPCEICRLCPAAVDAPGPEDVDNVLLLLDPVEPWLYSCGTARRGLCYLHQLDVRGSEVTIASTRCLYSAAANSPVNCPDCVASPLGSTATVVADRYTASFYLGSTVNSSVAARYSPRSVSVRRLKGTRDGFADPFHSLTVLPRYQDIYPIHYVHSFTDGDHVYLVTVQPEFPGSSTFHTRLVRLSAHEPELRRYREIVLDCRYESKRRRRGAEEETERDVAYNVLQAAHAARPGARLARDLGIDGTETVLFGAFAESHPESRAPQHNSAVCAFPLRLLNQAIREGMDKCCGTGTQTLKRGLAFFQPQQYCPHSVSQRGPRGRGWGRVALGRCGTQVNLSAPVTNTSCWDQPTLVPAASHKVDLFNGRLSGTLLTSIFVTVLQNVTVAHLGTAQGRVLQMVLQRSSSYVVALTNFSLGEPGLVQHATGLQGHSLLFAAGTKVWRVNVTGPGCRHFSTCDRCLRAERFMGCGWCGNGCTRHHECAGPWVQDSCPPVLTDFHPRSAPLRGQTRVTLCGMTFHSPPDPTAHHSLPGPYRVAVGGRSCTVLLDESESYRPLPTFRRKDFVDVLVCVLEPGEPAVAAGPADVVLNVTESAGTSRFRVQGSSTLSGFVFVEPHISTLHPSFGPQGGGTLMSLYGTHLSAGSSWRVTINGSECLLDGQPSEGDGEIRCTAPAATSLGAAPVALWIDGEEFLAPLPFEYRPDPSVLTVVPNCSYGGSTLTLIGTHLDSVYRAKIQFQGGGGGKTEATPRAYPQECEGPQSPNWLLCRSPAFPIEIKPVPGNLSVLLDGAADRWLFRLRYFPQPQMFSFGQQGERYQLKPGDNEIKVNQLGLDSVAGCMNITMTVGGRDCHPNVLKNEVTCRVPRDVDLTPAGAPVQICVNGDCQALGLVLPASSLDMAASLALGTGVTFLVCCVLAAVLLRWRWRKRRGLENLELLVHPPRIEHPITIQRPNVDYREVQVLPVADSPGLARPHAHFASAGADAAGGGSPVPLLRTTSCCLEDLRPELLEEVKDILIPEERLITHRSRVIGRGHFGSVYHGTYMDPLLGNLHCAVKSLHRITDLEEVEEFLREGILMKSFHHPQVLSLLGVCLPRHGLPLVVLPYMRHGDLRHFIRAQERSPTVKELIGFGLQVALGMEYLAQKKFVHRDLAARNCMLDETLTVKVADFGLARDVFGKEYYSIRQHRHAKLPVKWMALESLQTQKFTTKSDVWSFGVLMWELLTRGASPYPEVDPYDMARYLLRGRRLPQPQPCPDTLYGVMLSCWAPTPEERPSFSGLVCELERVLASLEGERYVNLAVTYVNLESGPPFPPAPRGQLPDSEDEEDEEDEEDEDAAVR; this is encoded by the exons ATGGGGCCGCGGTGCCTTGtgtgcctcctgctgctgctcgccccatccctgctgcaggccGGCGCCTGGCAGTGCCGCCGCATCCCTTTCAGCTCCACCCGCAACTTCTCAGTGCCCTACACTCTGCCCAGCCTCGATGCCGGCAGCCCCGTGCAGAACATCGCCGTCTTCCCCGACCCGCCCACCGTCTTCGTGGCCGTCCGCAACCGCATCCTGGTGGTCGATCCCGAGCTGCGCCTCCGCTCCGTCCTCGTCACCGGCCCCACGGGCAGCGCCCCCTGTGAGATCTGCCGCCTGTGCCCAGCTGCCGTGGACGCCCCGGGGCCCGAGGACGTGGACaacgtgctgctgctgctggacccGGTGGAGCCGTGGCTGTACAGCTGCGGCACGGCGCGGCGCGGGCTCTGCTACCTGCACCAGCTGGATGTGCGGGGCAGCGAGGTCACCATCGCATCCACCCGCTGCCTGTACTCGGCTGCAGCCAACAGCCCCGTGAACTGCCCCGACTGCGTGGCCAGCCCCCTGGGGAGCACCGCCACCGTGGTGGCCGACCGCTACACCGCCTCCTTCTACCTGGGCTCCACCGTCAACAGCAGCGTGGCGGCGCGCTACAGCCCGCGTTCGGTGTCGGTGCGCAGGCTGAAGGGCACGCGGGATGGCTTCGCCGACCCCTTCCACTCACTGACGGTGCTGCCGCGCTACCAGGACATCTACCCCATCCACTACGTGCACTCCTTCACCGACGGGGACCACGTCTACTTGGTGACGGTGCAGCCAGAGTTCCCCGGCTCCTCCACGTTCCACACCCGCCTGGTGCGGCTCAGCGCCCACGAGCCCGAACTGCGTCGCTACCGCGAGATCGTCCTCGACTGCCGCTACGAGTCcaagcggcggcggcgcggggccgagGAGGAGACGGAGCGTGACGTGGCCTACAAcgtgctgcaggctgcccacGCTGCCCGACCCGGCGCCCGCCTGGCCCGCGACCTCGGCATCGACGGCACCGAGACGGTGCTGTTCGGCGCCTTCGCCGAGAGCCATCCGGAGAGCCGTGCGCCGCAGCACAACTCGGCTGTGTGCGCCTTCCCCCTGCGCCTGCTCAACCAGGCCATCCGGGAGGGCATGGACAAGTGCTGCGGCACCGGCACGCAGACGTTGAAGCGGGGGCTCGCCTTCTTCCAGCCGCAGCAGTATTGCCCGCACAGCGTGAGTCAGCGGGGGCcgcggggacggggctgggGCCGGGTTGCACTGGGACGCTGTGGCACCCAG GTGAACCTCTCGGCGCCAGTGACCAACACCAGCTGCTGGGACCAGCCCACCCTGGTGCCCGCCGCCTCCCACAAGGTGGACCTGTTCAACGGGCGCCTATCCGGCACCCTCCTCACCTCCATCTTCGTCACCGTCCTCCAGAATGTGACGGTGGCCCacctgggcacagcacagggacgTGTCCTGCAG ATGGTGCTGCAGCGCTCCAGCTCCTACGTGGTCGCCCTGACCAACTTCTCTCTGGGGGAGCCGGGACTGGTGCAGCACGCCACGGGGCTGCAGGGACACTCGCTGCTCTTTGCTGCCGGCACCAAG GTGTGGCGTGTGAACGTCACCGGCCCTGGCTGCCGCCACTTCTCCACCTGTGACCGCTGCCTGCGTGCCGAGCGCTTCATGGGCTGCGGCTGGTGTGGGAATGGCTGCACGCGGCACCATGAGTGTGCCGGCCCCTGGGTGCAGGACAGCTGCCCGCCCGTCCTCACTGAT TTCCACCCCAGGAGCGCGCCGCTGCGGGGCCAAACACGAGTGACGCTCTGCGGCATGACCTTCCACTCCCCGCCAGACCCCACCGCCCACCACAGCCTCCCCGGCCCCTACAGGGTGGCGGTGGGAGGGCgaagctgcactgtgctgctggatgAGAGCGAGAGCTAcag GCCGCTGCCCACGTTCCGTCGCAAGGACTTTGTGGACGTGCTGGTGTGTGTGCTGGAGCCGGGGGAGCCGGCGGTGGCGGCAGGGCCGGCCGATGTGGTGCTCAATGTGACGGAATCTGCTGGGACCTCGAGGTTCCGTGTCCAGGGATCCTCCACCCTCAGTGGCTTCGTCTTCGTG GAACCCCACATCAGCACCCTGCATCCCAGCTTCGGTCCCCAGGGCGGTGGCACCCTTATGTCCCTCTATGGCACCCACCTctcagcagggagcagctggcGGGTGACGATCAATGGATCCGAGTGTCTCCTGGATGGGCAGCCCAG CGAGGGCGACGGGGAGATCCggtgcacagctcctgctgccaccagccTGGGCGCGGCCCCTGTGGCCCTGTGGATTGATGGCGAGGAGTTCCTGGCCCCACTGCCCTTCGAGTACCGTCCCGACCCCTCCGTTTTGACCGTCGTCCCCAACTGCAGCTATGG GGGCTCGACGCTCACCCTCATCGGCACCCACCTGGACTCAGTGTATCGCGCCAAGATCCAATTTCAAGGTGGCGGTGGTGGGAAGACTGAAGCCACG CCCCGTGCCTACCCACAGGAGTGCGAGGGCCCGCAGTCACCCAACTGGCTGCTGTGCCGCAGCCCGGCCTTCCCCATTGAGATCAAGCCGGTGCCTGGGAACCTGAGCGTGCTGCTGGATGGGGCTGCTGACCGCTGGCTGTTCCGCCTGCGCTACTTCCCCCAGCCCCAGATGTTCTCCTTTGGGCAGCAGGGCGAGCGGTACCAACTCAAACCCGGCGACAATGAGATTAAGGTGAAT CAACTGGGGCTGGACTCTGTGGCTGGGTGCATGAACATCACCATGACGGTGGGGGGCCGGGACTGCCACCCCAACGTGCTGAAGAACGAGGTGACGTGCCGTGTGCCTCGCGACGTGGACTTGACCCCGGCCGGGGCCCCCGTGCAG ATCTGCGTGAATGGTGACTGCCAGGCACTGGGTTTGGTGCTGCCCGCCTCCTCGCTGGACATGGCTGCCAGCCTGGCCCTGGGCACCGGTGTCACCTTCCTGGTCTGCTGCGTCCTGGCCGCTGTGCTGCTCCGCTGGcgctggaggaagaggaggg GGTTGGAGAacctggagctgctggtgcaCCCTCCCCGGATTGAGCACCCCATCACCATCCAGCGCCCCAACGTTGACTACAGAGAAGTGCAGG TGCTGCCTGTTGCGGACAGccctggcctggccaggcccCATGCACACTTTGccagtgctggagctgatgCTGCAGGCGGTGGCTCCCCGGTGCCGCTGCTCAGGACCACGTCCTGCTGCCTGGAGGACCTGCggccagagctgctggaggaggtgaAGGACATCCTCATCCCCGAGGAGCGGCTCATCACCCACCGCAGCCGCGTCATTGGCAGAG GGCACTTTGGCAGCGTGTACCATGGCACCTACATGGACCCGCTGCTGGGCAACCTGCACTGTGCCGTCAAGTCCCTGCACC GTATCACAGAcctggaggaggtggaggagttCCTGCGAGAGGGCATCCTGATGAAGAGCTTCCACCACCCGCAGGTGCTCTCGCTGCTGGGGGTCTGCCTGCCCCGCCACGGGCTGCCCCTCGTCGTCCTGCCCTACATGCGCCATGGGGACCTGCGGCACTTCATCCGCGCCCAGGAGCGG AGCCCCACGGTGAAGGAGCTCATTGGCTTCGGGCTCCAGGTGGCCTTGGGCATGGAGTATTTGGCCCAGAAGAAATTCGTGCACCGGGACCTGGCGGCCAGGAATTGCAT GCTGGATGAGACACTGACGGTGAAGGTGGCTGACTTCGGGCTGGCGCGGGATGTGTTTGGCAAGGAGTACTACAGCATCCGGCAGCACCGGCACGCCAAGCTGCCCGTCAAGTGGATGGCGCTGGAGAGCCTACAGACCCAAAAATTCACTACCAAGTCAGACGTG TGGTCCTTTGGGGTGCTCATGTGGGAGCTGCTGACGCGGGGTGCCTCACCGTACCCTGAGGTGGACCCCTATGACATGGCCCGCTACCTGCTGCGGGGCCGGCGCCTgccgcagccccagccctgccccgaCACGCT GTATGGggtgatgctgagctgctgggcacCCACACCCGAGGAGCGGCCGTCCTTCTCGGGGCTGGTGTGTGAGCTGGAGCGTGTGCTGGCCTCGCTGGAAGGTGAGCGCTACGTCAACCTGGCTGTCACCTACGTCAACCTGGAGAGCggcccccctttcccccctgcCCCCAGGGGACAGCTGCCCGAcagtgaggatgaggaggatgaagaggatGAAGAGGATGAGGACGCGGCTGTGCGCTGA
- the MST1R gene encoding macrophage-stimulating protein receptor isoform X4, translating into MGPRCLVCLLLLLAPSLLQAGAWQCRRIPFSSTRNFSVPYTLPSLDAGSPVQNIAVFPDPPTVFVAVRNRILVVDPELRLRSVLVTGPTGSAPCEICRLCPAAVDAPGPEDVDNVLLLLDPVEPWLYSCGTARRGLCYLHQLDVRGSEVTIASTRCLYSAAANSPVNCPDCVASPLGSTATVVADRYTASFYLGSTVNSSVAARYSPRSVSVRRLKGTRDGFADPFHSLTVLPRYQDIYPIHYVHSFTDGDHVYLVTVQPEFPGSSTFHTRLVRLSAHEPELRRYREIVLDCRYESKRRRRGAEEETERDVAYNVLQAAHAARPGARLARDLGIDGTETVLFGAFAESHPESRAPQHNSAVCAFPLRLLNQAIREGMDKCCGTGTQTLKRGLAFFQPQQYCPHSVSQRGPRGRGWGRVALGRCGTQVNLSAPVTNTSCWDQPTLVPAASHKVDLFNGRLSGTLLTSIFVTVLQNVTVAHLGTAQGRVLQMVLQRSSSYVVALTNFSLGEPGLVQHATGLQGHSLLFAAGTKVWRVNVTGPGCRHFSTCDRCLRAERFMGCGWCGNGCTRHHECAGPWVQDSCPPVLTDFHPRSAPLRGQTRVTLCGMTFHSPPDPTAHHSLPGPYRVAVGGRSCTVLLDESESYRPLPTFRRKDFVDVLVCVLEPGEPAVAAGPADVVLNVTESAGTSRFRVQGSSTLSGFVFVEPHISTLHPSFGPQGGGTLMSLYGTHLSAGSSWRVTINGSECLLDGQPSEGDGEIRCTAPAATSLGAAPVALWIDGEEFLAPLPFEYRPDPSVLTVVPNCSYGGSTLTLIGTHLDSVYRAKIQFQGGGGGKTEATECEGPQSPNWLLCRSPAFPIEIKPVPGNLSVLLDGAADRWLFRLRYFPQPQMFSFGQQGERYQLKPGDNEIKQLGLDSVAGCMNITMTVGGRDCHPNVLKNEVTCRVPRDVDLTPAGAPVQICVNGDCQALGLVLPASSLDMAASLALGTGVTFLVCCVLAAVLLRWRWRKRRGLENLELLVHPPRIEHPITIQRPNVDYREVQVLPVADSPGLARPHAHFASAGADAAGGGSPVPLLRTTSCCLEDLRPELLEEVKDILIPEERLITHRSRVIGRGHFGSVYHGTYMDPLLGNLHCAVKSLHRITDLEEVEEFLREGILMKSFHHPQVLSLLGVCLPRHGLPLVVLPYMRHGDLRHFIRAQERSPTVKELIGFGLQVALGMEYLAQKKFVHRDLAARNCMLDETLTVKVADFGLARDVFGKEYYSIRQHRHAKLPVKWMALESLQTQKFTTKSDVWSFGVLMWELLTRGASPYPEVDPYDMARYLLRGRRLPQPQPCPDTLYGVMLSCWAPTPEERPSFSGLVCELERVLASLEGERYVNLAVTYVNLESGPPFPPAPRGQLPDSEDEEDEEDEEDEDAAVR; encoded by the exons ATGGGGCCGCGGTGCCTTGtgtgcctcctgctgctgctcgccccatccctgctgcaggccGGCGCCTGGCAGTGCCGCCGCATCCCTTTCAGCTCCACCCGCAACTTCTCAGTGCCCTACACTCTGCCCAGCCTCGATGCCGGCAGCCCCGTGCAGAACATCGCCGTCTTCCCCGACCCGCCCACCGTCTTCGTGGCCGTCCGCAACCGCATCCTGGTGGTCGATCCCGAGCTGCGCCTCCGCTCCGTCCTCGTCACCGGCCCCACGGGCAGCGCCCCCTGTGAGATCTGCCGCCTGTGCCCAGCTGCCGTGGACGCCCCGGGGCCCGAGGACGTGGACaacgtgctgctgctgctggacccGGTGGAGCCGTGGCTGTACAGCTGCGGCACGGCGCGGCGCGGGCTCTGCTACCTGCACCAGCTGGATGTGCGGGGCAGCGAGGTCACCATCGCATCCACCCGCTGCCTGTACTCGGCTGCAGCCAACAGCCCCGTGAACTGCCCCGACTGCGTGGCCAGCCCCCTGGGGAGCACCGCCACCGTGGTGGCCGACCGCTACACCGCCTCCTTCTACCTGGGCTCCACCGTCAACAGCAGCGTGGCGGCGCGCTACAGCCCGCGTTCGGTGTCGGTGCGCAGGCTGAAGGGCACGCGGGATGGCTTCGCCGACCCCTTCCACTCACTGACGGTGCTGCCGCGCTACCAGGACATCTACCCCATCCACTACGTGCACTCCTTCACCGACGGGGACCACGTCTACTTGGTGACGGTGCAGCCAGAGTTCCCCGGCTCCTCCACGTTCCACACCCGCCTGGTGCGGCTCAGCGCCCACGAGCCCGAACTGCGTCGCTACCGCGAGATCGTCCTCGACTGCCGCTACGAGTCcaagcggcggcggcgcggggccgagGAGGAGACGGAGCGTGACGTGGCCTACAAcgtgctgcaggctgcccacGCTGCCCGACCCGGCGCCCGCCTGGCCCGCGACCTCGGCATCGACGGCACCGAGACGGTGCTGTTCGGCGCCTTCGCCGAGAGCCATCCGGAGAGCCGTGCGCCGCAGCACAACTCGGCTGTGTGCGCCTTCCCCCTGCGCCTGCTCAACCAGGCCATCCGGGAGGGCATGGACAAGTGCTGCGGCACCGGCACGCAGACGTTGAAGCGGGGGCTCGCCTTCTTCCAGCCGCAGCAGTATTGCCCGCACAGCGTGAGTCAGCGGGGGCcgcggggacggggctgggGCCGGGTTGCACTGGGACGCTGTGGCACCCAG GTGAACCTCTCGGCGCCAGTGACCAACACCAGCTGCTGGGACCAGCCCACCCTGGTGCCCGCCGCCTCCCACAAGGTGGACCTGTTCAACGGGCGCCTATCCGGCACCCTCCTCACCTCCATCTTCGTCACCGTCCTCCAGAATGTGACGGTGGCCCacctgggcacagcacagggacgTGTCCTGCAG ATGGTGCTGCAGCGCTCCAGCTCCTACGTGGTCGCCCTGACCAACTTCTCTCTGGGGGAGCCGGGACTGGTGCAGCACGCCACGGGGCTGCAGGGACACTCGCTGCTCTTTGCTGCCGGCACCAAG GTGTGGCGTGTGAACGTCACCGGCCCTGGCTGCCGCCACTTCTCCACCTGTGACCGCTGCCTGCGTGCCGAGCGCTTCATGGGCTGCGGCTGGTGTGGGAATGGCTGCACGCGGCACCATGAGTGTGCCGGCCCCTGGGTGCAGGACAGCTGCCCGCCCGTCCTCACTGAT TTCCACCCCAGGAGCGCGCCGCTGCGGGGCCAAACACGAGTGACGCTCTGCGGCATGACCTTCCACTCCCCGCCAGACCCCACCGCCCACCACAGCCTCCCCGGCCCCTACAGGGTGGCGGTGGGAGGGCgaagctgcactgtgctgctggatgAGAGCGAGAGCTAcag GCCGCTGCCCACGTTCCGTCGCAAGGACTTTGTGGACGTGCTGGTGTGTGTGCTGGAGCCGGGGGAGCCGGCGGTGGCGGCAGGGCCGGCCGATGTGGTGCTCAATGTGACGGAATCTGCTGGGACCTCGAGGTTCCGTGTCCAGGGATCCTCCACCCTCAGTGGCTTCGTCTTCGTG GAACCCCACATCAGCACCCTGCATCCCAGCTTCGGTCCCCAGGGCGGTGGCACCCTTATGTCCCTCTATGGCACCCACCTctcagcagggagcagctggcGGGTGACGATCAATGGATCCGAGTGTCTCCTGGATGGGCAGCCCAG CGAGGGCGACGGGGAGATCCggtgcacagctcctgctgccaccagccTGGGCGCGGCCCCTGTGGCCCTGTGGATTGATGGCGAGGAGTTCCTGGCCCCACTGCCCTTCGAGTACCGTCCCGACCCCTCCGTTTTGACCGTCGTCCCCAACTGCAGCTATGG GGGCTCGACGCTCACCCTCATCGGCACCCACCTGGACTCAGTGTATCGCGCCAAGATCCAATTTCAAGGTGGCGGTGGTGGGAAGACTGAAGCCACG GAGTGCGAGGGCCCGCAGTCACCCAACTGGCTGCTGTGCCGCAGCCCGGCCTTCCCCATTGAGATCAAGCCGGTGCCTGGGAACCTGAGCGTGCTGCTGGATGGGGCTGCTGACCGCTGGCTGTTCCGCCTGCGCTACTTCCCCCAGCCCCAGATGTTCTCCTTTGGGCAGCAGGGCGAGCGGTACCAACTCAAACCCGGCGACAATGAGATTAAG CAACTGGGGCTGGACTCTGTGGCTGGGTGCATGAACATCACCATGACGGTGGGGGGCCGGGACTGCCACCCCAACGTGCTGAAGAACGAGGTGACGTGCCGTGTGCCTCGCGACGTGGACTTGACCCCGGCCGGGGCCCCCGTGCAG ATCTGCGTGAATGGTGACTGCCAGGCACTGGGTTTGGTGCTGCCCGCCTCCTCGCTGGACATGGCTGCCAGCCTGGCCCTGGGCACCGGTGTCACCTTCCTGGTCTGCTGCGTCCTGGCCGCTGTGCTGCTCCGCTGGcgctggaggaagaggaggg GGTTGGAGAacctggagctgctggtgcaCCCTCCCCGGATTGAGCACCCCATCACCATCCAGCGCCCCAACGTTGACTACAGAGAAGTGCAGG TGCTGCCTGTTGCGGACAGccctggcctggccaggcccCATGCACACTTTGccagtgctggagctgatgCTGCAGGCGGTGGCTCCCCGGTGCCGCTGCTCAGGACCACGTCCTGCTGCCTGGAGGACCTGCggccagagctgctggaggaggtgaAGGACATCCTCATCCCCGAGGAGCGGCTCATCACCCACCGCAGCCGCGTCATTGGCAGAG GGCACTTTGGCAGCGTGTACCATGGCACCTACATGGACCCGCTGCTGGGCAACCTGCACTGTGCCGTCAAGTCCCTGCACC GTATCACAGAcctggaggaggtggaggagttCCTGCGAGAGGGCATCCTGATGAAGAGCTTCCACCACCCGCAGGTGCTCTCGCTGCTGGGGGTCTGCCTGCCCCGCCACGGGCTGCCCCTCGTCGTCCTGCCCTACATGCGCCATGGGGACCTGCGGCACTTCATCCGCGCCCAGGAGCGG AGCCCCACGGTGAAGGAGCTCATTGGCTTCGGGCTCCAGGTGGCCTTGGGCATGGAGTATTTGGCCCAGAAGAAATTCGTGCACCGGGACCTGGCGGCCAGGAATTGCAT GCTGGATGAGACACTGACGGTGAAGGTGGCTGACTTCGGGCTGGCGCGGGATGTGTTTGGCAAGGAGTACTACAGCATCCGGCAGCACCGGCACGCCAAGCTGCCCGTCAAGTGGATGGCGCTGGAGAGCCTACAGACCCAAAAATTCACTACCAAGTCAGACGTG TGGTCCTTTGGGGTGCTCATGTGGGAGCTGCTGACGCGGGGTGCCTCACCGTACCCTGAGGTGGACCCCTATGACATGGCCCGCTACCTGCTGCGGGGCCGGCGCCTgccgcagccccagccctgccccgaCACGCT GTATGGggtgatgctgagctgctgggcacCCACACCCGAGGAGCGGCCGTCCTTCTCGGGGCTGGTGTGTGAGCTGGAGCGTGTGCTGGCCTCGCTGGAAGGTGAGCGCTACGTCAACCTGGCTGTCACCTACGTCAACCTGGAGAGCggcccccctttcccccctgcCCCCAGGGGACAGCTGCCCGAcagtgaggatgaggaggatgaagaggatGAAGAGGATGAGGACGCGGCTGTGCGCTGA